The DNA window CGGGTGTACCCGGGTCGTGCTGGACGAGCAGGGCGAAGCCCTCGACACCCGCGGCCTGGCACGGTTTCTTTCGCGATGCCTGGCGAGCGGCCGGCCCGCAGCCTTCGTGATCGGCGGCGCCGGCGGGCTTCATCCGGATGTGAAGCGGGAAGCGGATCTGCTGCTTTCCCTTTCCCCGATGACCCTGCCGCACGGCCTGGCGCGGGTCGTGCTGGCTGAGCAGTTGTACCGGTCGCTCACGCTTTTGCGCGGGCATCCCTACCACCGTGGGGATTGACGATTCCCACTGCTAACAACAACAGACGGCATGTTGCTCAACCGCAAGCGTGTCTATCTCGCGTCGCGGAGTCCGCGGCGGCGAGACCTTCTGAAGCAGATCGGGCTCGAATTCGAGCTGCTGCTGCTGCGCGAAGGCCCGATGCGCGAGGCCGACGTGGACGAGACGCCCTATCCTGGCGAGGCTCCCTCCGACTATGCCGAGCGCATCGCACGCGCCAAGGCCGAGGCCGGCATGCGCTACCTCATGCAACGGCGGCTGCCCAGGATGTATCCCGTCTACCCCCTGGTCGCCGCCGACACCGTAGTGACGATCGACGGCGCCATCATCGGCAAGCCCGAATCCAACGCGCACGCGGCGGAGATTTTGCAGCTTCTCTCCGGCCGCTCCCATTTCGTACACACGGCAGTGGCGGTGGCCTTCGAGGATAGACTGGAGTCGGCCCTGTCGACGAGCGAGGTAACCTTCCGCGAGCTGTCCGAGGAGGAAATCGCCGCCTACATCGCGACGGGCGAGCCCATGGACAAGGCGGGCGCCTACGGGATCCAGGGGCTGGCGTCGATCTTCGTGACCGAGCTGCGCGGCAGCTATTCCGGCGTCGTCGGCCTGCCGCTCTACGAGACCAGCATGTTGCTTAAACGGCTCGGCTATGGAATTCTTTGACAGTCCCGCAGCGGGGCGGGAGGGATCCACCGTTCGGTCATGAGCGACGAGATTCTCATCAACGTGACGCCCCAGGAGACGCGGGTTGCCGTCATCCAGCAGGGCGTCGTCCAGGAGCTGCACATCGAGCGCGCCACCAGCCGGGGCCTGGTCGGCAACATCTACGTGGGCCGGGTGTCTCGGGTTTTGCCCGGCATGCAATCGGCATTCATCGACATCGGCCTCGATCGCGCGGCGTTCCTGCATGTCGCCGATATCTGGGCGCCGCGCCAGAACGGGCAGGGCACCGTGCCCATTGAGCGGCTGCTCTCCGAGGGCCAGAGCCTGCTCGTGCAGGTCATCAAGGACCCGATCGGCAGCAAAGGGGCGCGGCTCTCCACCCAGATCAGCATCGCCGGACGGTTTCTGGTCTATTTGCCGCAGGAGAGCCATATCGGCATCTCCCAACGCATCGAGGATGAAACCGAGCGGCAGATGCTCAAAGAAAAGCTGCTGCAGCTCATTCCGCCAGGAGAGGGCGGCGGCTACATTATCCGCACCGTGGCCGAGACGGCGACCGAGCAGGAATTGGTGGCCGACATCGCGTACCTCAAGAAGCAGTGGGCCGACATCCAGGAGAAGTGCCGGGTCTCTACTCCTCCTTCGCTGCTTTACCAGGACCTCACGTTGGCGATGCGGGTGCTGCGCGACTTCGTTGGCGAGGAGACGGGGCGCATCCTGGTGGATTCCCGCGAAACGTACCAGAAAATGGTGGCGTTCGCGAGCGACTTCGTGGCCAACGTGGTGGAGAAGATCGAACACTATGCAGGAGAGCGGCCCCTATTCGACCTCTACGGTGTGGAGGACGAAATCGAGAAAGCGCTCGCCCGCCGTGTCGATCTCAAGTCCGGCGGCTATTTGATCATCGATCAAACCGAGGCGCTCACCACCATCGACGTCAACACCGGCGGCTACGTTTCTGGTCGCAGCTTCGACGAAACCATCTTTAAAACCAACCTGGAGGCTGCCCAGGTCATTGCCCGCCAGCTTCGCCTGCGCAACCTGGGCGGCATCATCATCATCGACTTCATCGACATGGAGAGCGAGGAACACCGTGCGGCGGTGCTCTCCGAGTTCAAGAAGGCGCTCGCCCGGGACCGCACCAAGATGACGGTGAATGGATTCACTGCGCTGGGGCTCGTGGAGATGACGCGCAAGCGCACCCGCGAGAGCCTGGCCCACATCCTGTGCGAGCCGTGCCCCACCTGCCAGGGCCGCGGTGAGGTCAAAACTGCTCAGACAGTGTGTTACGAGATCCTGCGGGAACTTCTGCGGGAGGCGCGCCAATTCAACGCCCGCGAATTCCGCATCCTCGCTTCCCAGACCGTCATCGACATGTTCCTGGACGAGGAATCCCAGAGCCTGGCCCAGCTCGGCGACTTCATCGGCAAACCGGTGAGCCTGCAGGTGGAAACCCTCTACACCCAGGAACAGTACGACGTGGTCCTCATGTGATCGCGCGGGCGGCTGCTTTCCACTGCTGAATTTCCTGGCTAGCGCTCCCTTGCCGCGCCAGCGCGGAGCAGAGCTTCGATCACCTGCGCCGGCGCCATGACTTCCACTTGCTTGCGGCGCGCGCCGGCGCCCCGGGTGATCCTTACCTGCTGTTTGGGCACGCCGAGGGCCTGTGCCAGGAAGCGCACAAGCTCGGCGTTGGCCTTGCCTTCCACGGGCGGAGCGGCGATGCGAACCTTGAGGGCGTCGTCGTGCACCTTCCCCTAGATGAAGGGGACCTGGATCGGCGGGAGCGGCGATGCGAACCTTGAGGGCGTCGTCGTGCACGCCGACCACTTCGGTGCGCCGTGCCCCGGGTTGCACGTACACGGTGAGCTGAAGACGATTTCCGTCCGGATCGCTTTGATGCCACGCACTGGCGGGCTTCATGGGGACGAGACGGCGATGGGTCAAAACATTCGCGAGATGTTCATCTCCAACCAGGCCACTGGCACCATGAGCGCCAGCTGGCAAAGGATGAGGACGAACAGGGGCGACAGGTCCACGTTGGCGATCGGCGGAATGCGCCTGCGCAGCGGCCTGAGGAACGGCCGCGTCAGCGCGTCCAGGATGGGCGCAGCAGGGCTGTAGGGATTGACCCACGAGAGCACTGCTTGGGCGATGACCGCCACCATCAGGATGTAGATGCTCACCTTGAGCACCTTCACGGCGGCAAACAAACCGATCGCTACCAGCTCGACGCCGATTGCCGAGCCCAGCGCGTAGCCCTTGAGGGTGAGAACAAGAAGCTGGAGCAGGACCTCGGTGAGCCAGGCCAGCACGAGCGTGGCCATGTCCACGCCCCACAGGCCCGGGATGACGCGCCGGGCCGGTATGACCGCGAAGTCGGTCACCGCCGCCAGGAACTGGGAAAGCTGGTTGCGCGGCGGAGCGCGGAAAAGCTGCAGGTAGAAGCGCAGGAGCAGAGCCAGGGCGAACAGGCCGAGAAAGGTCTCCACCAGAAAAATGAGCGCTTGGCTTGCCATGGTCAGCCGAGCTTGCCGAATTCGTCACCCAGCTCCCGGGAACGCGCATGGGCGGCGCGCACCGCTTGCGCGATGTGATCGCGCAAGCGGGCCTCCTCCAGCACGGCAACGGCCCGCTCGGTGGTGCCGCCCTTGGAGGTGACGCGTGCCCTCAAAGCCGCAAGCGGCTCCTCGCTCTGGCGCGCGAGGGAAGCGGCGCCGAGGAACGTCTCGACCACGAGCAGGCGCGCCTGCTCGCGGCTGAGCCCCAAGCTGCTGGCTGCCTCTTCCAGCGCCTCCATGAAATAGAACACGTAGGCCGGTCCGCTGCCCGAGACCGCCGTGACCGCGTCCAGCAGCTCTTCCCGGTCGAGCCATACCGTGCGGCCCACGGCGCCCAAGATGGCCTCCGCCCGCTGGCGCTCCTCGCGGCTCACCTGAGGCAGGGCGTACAGCCCCGTGACACCGCAATGGACCAGCGCCGGCGTGTTGGGCATGCAGCGCACCAGGCGCTGATAGCCTCCCAGCCAGCGGGCCAGGTCGTCGAGCCGGATGCCGGCGGCGATGGTGAGGACGAGCTGCGAGCCGAGCCGGCCGGCCAGGCGCCGGGCCACCTCGTGCATCTGCTGGGGCTTGACCGCCAGGAGCACGGTGTCGCTGCCATCGACCTCCGGCGCTTCGGTCGTGGCCACGCCGAAGCGGCCCGTGAGGCGCTCCCGCGCAGCCGCATCCACCTCAACCACCCGGATCTGGCTTGCGCTCCAGTCTTTGGCGAGCAGCCCGCCAATCAGGGCGGTCGCCATGTTGCCGCCGCCGATGAAAGTGATGTGCATCGTCTTCTCCCGCGACAGAAGCACAGAGACACCGAGAAAAAGGAAAAATTCTCAACCCCAAGGGCGCGGAAGAATTTTTTCCGGCACTTTCTCTTTGCGCTCTTGGCGTCCTTTGCCTTTTACGCTTTGTGCAATCTGTTTTCCTCTGGGTCTTTGCGGCCCGTCTTTTTTGCACGCGCGCCGAAGATGGCCGTGCCCACGCGCACGAGTGTCGCACCCTCCGCAATCGCCGCCTCCAGGTCGTCCGACATGCCCATGGAAAGGGTGTCCGTCGCGATTCCATGGGCCTCGAGCTCGTCCCTGATGGTGCGCAGGGTGCGAAACTGGCGCCGCTGCTCTGCTTCATCATCCGTAGGTCTCGGTATAGCCATAAGGCCACGCAGCTTCAAGCGCGGAAGGCTGATGATCGTGCGCGCGAGGGCAAGGACTTCGTCCGGCGCGACTCCGCTCTTCGAAGCTTCACCGCTCACGTTGACCTGGATGCAGATGTTCAGCGGAGGCGCTTCCGGAGGGCGGGCGTCGGCAAGCCGGCGCGCGATTTTATCCCGGTCCACCCCATGCACCCAGGCGAAGCGGCGCGCGATGGGGCCGGTCTTGTTGCTCTGGATGGGGCCGATGAAATGCCATTCCAAGGGCAGGTCGGCCAAAGCGTCCATTTTTTCGAGCGCCTCCTGAACGTAGCTTTCGCCAAAGGCCCGCTGGCCAGCCCGATGAGCTTCCCTGACCGCTTCGGGGGGGCAGGTCTTGCTCACCGCGACGAGCTGAATATCCTGCGCCGCTCTTCCGGCCGCCTCAGCCGCTCGTCGGATGCGCTCGGCGACGGCTTGCAAGCGGTTACCGATTGTGGACATAATCGCACAGGTCTTTGCCGGAAATGCCTTTGGCTGCAGGACGTTATCTTAGAGCGTCTAGCAAAATGAGTCACCTGTGCGTTGCGGCCGGAAGCCTTGGGACGCGAGGCGCAAGACCGCGGCCGTATCCGGGCGGCTGCGGCTCGGAGGGCGAAGCGGTCGAGCGGGAGCAGCCGCAGAGCGCCTCCCGTGAGCGCCAAGGGCGACCTTCGGCGCTTCGTCCCGCGCCCAGGCTTCGCCTTTAAAGCCGCTCCAGGGAATTAATTATAAATGGACATCTCCGAGCTCCTCGCCTTTGCCGTCAAGAACAAGGCCTCCGACCTGCATCTGTCGGCGGGCCTTCCCCCCATGATCCGCGTGCACGGGGACGTGCGTCGCATCAACCTCCCTCCCATGGAGCACAAAGACGTGCACGCCATGATCTACGACATCATGAACGACGCGCAGCGCAAGCACTACGAGGAGAACCTGGAGTGCGATTTCGCCTTTTCCATTCCGGGCCTTGCGCGCTTTCGGGTCAATGCCTTCCTGCAGAATCGTGGCGCGGGGGCGGTGTTTCGGACCATTCCGTCCAAGGTGCTCACGCTTGCGGAGCTGAATGCGCCGAAGATCTTCCAGGAGATCGCGACCCAGCCCCGGGGCATCGTGCTGGTGACCGGTCCTACCGGTTCCGGCAAATCCACGACGCTCGCCGCGATGATCGACTACATCAACGAGAACGAGCACGGCCACATCCTGACCATCGAGGACCCCATCGAATTCGTGCATGAGTCCAAGCGCTGCCTCATCAACCAGCGGGAGGTCGGGCCGCATACCCACTCGTTCGCCAATGCCTTGCGTAGCGCGCTGCGGGAGGACCCGGATGTCATCCTGGTAGGAGAGATGCGGGATCTGGAGACCATCCGCCTTGCGCTCACGGCGGCGGAGACCGGACACCTGGTGTTCGGCACGCTGCACACGAGTTCCGCCGCCAAGACCATCGACCGCATCGTGGACGTGTTCCCGGCGGCGGAGAAAGAGATGGTACGGGCGATGCTCTCGGAGAGCCTGCGGGCAGTGATCTCCCAGACATTGCTCAAGACCAAGGATGGCTCGGGGCGCGTTGCGGCCCACGAGATCATGATCGGCACGCCTGCCATCCGCAACCTCATCCGGGAGAACAAGGTTGCCCAGATGTACTCCGCCATTCAGACGGGCCAGGCGGTGGGCATGCAGACGCTGGACCAGGCCCTGCAGGACTTGGTCCGGCGCAACGTCGTGGCGGCGTCCGAGGCCCGCTCGCGGGCGGTCAACAAGGACTTGTTTCCCGGTCCGTAGAGCCGCACTCCTCGTTTGGCTTGGGAGAGTGACATGGAACGCGACCAGGCAACGAAGCTCGTGCATGACCTCCTGCGCCTGATGGTGGGCAAGAACGGCTCCGACTTGTTCTTGACCGCCGGTTTTCCGCCGGCCATCAAGGTGGACGGGAAAATCATGCCGGTCTCCAGCCAACCTCTGACGCCGCAGCACACCATGGAGCTCGCGCGGGCGATCATGAACGACCGGCAGGCAGCGGAGTTCGAATCCACCAAGGAATGCAACTTCGCGATCAGCCCCTCGGGCATCGGCCGCTTTCGGGTCAACGCCTTCGTCCAACAGGGCCGGGTGGGGTTGGTGCTGCGGACCATCAACACCGAGATCCCGACGCTGGAGAGCCTGGGATTGCCTGAAGTCCTCAAAGAGGTGGCGATGAGCAAGCGGGGCCTGGTGATCGTGGTCGGCGCCACAGGCTCAGGCAAGTCGACCACGCTCGCGGCGATGATCGGCTATCGCAATGAAAACAGCCACGGCCACATCATCACCATCGAGGATCCGATCGAATACGTGCACGAGCACAAGAAGTGCATCGTCACCCAGCGGGAGGTGGGCGTGGACACAGAGTCCTGGGAGGCAGCCCTCAAGAACGCGCTGCGGCAGGCGCCGGACGTGATCCTGATGGGGGAGATCCGCGACCGGGAAACGATGGACTACGCCATCGCCTTCGCGGAGACCGGCCATCTGTGCATGGCCACCCTCCACGCCAACAGTGCCAACCAGGCCTTGGATCGCATCATCAACTTCTTTCCCGAGGATCGGCGTCCCCAACTCCTCATGGATCTGTCCTTGAACCTGCGGGCCATGGTTTCCCAGCGCCTCATCCCGCGCGCGACGGGCACCGGACGGGTGGCCGCCATCGAGATCATGCTCAACACGCCGCTCATCTCCGACCTGATTTTCAAGGGCCAGGTGCACGAGATCAAGGACGTGATGAAGCGCTCCCGGGAATTGGGGATGCAGACGTTCGACCAGGCGTTGTTCGACCTGTACGAGGCCGGCTTGATCACTTACGAGGACGCGCTGCGCAACGCCGACTCGATGAACGAGCTGCGGCTCGAGATCAAGCTGCGGGGCCAAGAGGCGAGGGAGAAGAACCTGATGGAAGGCCTCGATCATTTGAAGCTGACGTGAAGGATAGGCGGGGTGGCTGTTGCCCCGCGCTGCTGCCCCGCATTTAACGTTTTACTTCTTTCTCATTTTCCCTTTCACGATCCGGAATTCGAACAGCCGGCACTCCAGCGCGCCGTTGAAGAGCGGGATGCGCCGGCTGGGCGTGAGTCGGATCAACTGCGGCAGCCGCAGGTCCGCGGTCAGGAGGTAGGCCGTCCAACCCGCGAAGCGGGCTTTCAGCGCGTCGCCCAGACGGGGATAGAAAGCCGCCAGCGCGTCGCGCTCGCCCAGGCGCATGGCGTACGGCGGATTGGTGACGAGGAGGCCGGGAGGTTGGGGCGGCGCGAGCTCCAGCACATCGGCTTGGGTCAGACGCACCGCCGCGGACAGGCCCGCCGACCGCAGGTTGGCGGCGGCGGCCCGGACCGCCGCGGCGTCCACATCGGCTCCGTGGATGGGCGCGGGCAAAGTCCGGCGAATGCGGGACTCGGCCTCGCGGCGGACCCGCTGCCATGCGCCGCGGTCGTGGAAGGCGAGCTTCTCGAAAGCGAAGCTCCGCCGCAGCCCCGCCGGCACGTTGAGGGCGATCTGCGCCGCCTCCAGCAAGAAGGTGCCGCTGCCGCACATGGGGTCGAGGAGGGGAACGTCGGGGGTCCAGCCAATGAGCCGGAGGATTCCAGCGGCCAGGTTCTCGCGGACAGGGGCCTCGCCGGTCACTGTCCGCAGCCCCCGCTTGAACAGCGGCTCTCCGCTGGTGTCCAGGTAGAGGGTGAGGCGCCGCGCATCGAGAAAAGCATGGATGCGCACGTCGGGAGCCCGGGTGTCCACGTCAGGCCGTTCGCCCTGTTCCGCGCGGAATCGGTCACAGATCGCATCCTTGATGCGCAAGGTCACGTAGTCCAGGCTTTTCAGCGGACAGCGGGTCGCAGCTACGTTCACACGGATCTTGCACTGCAGGGCGAACCAAGCGTGCCAGGGAACGTCGTACGCGGCCTCATAGACATCCTGCTCGTCCCGGTAGGCGACTTCCGCGATCTGCCAGAGGACGCGGCTGGCGATGCGGCTGGAAAGATTGACGCGGTAGCACACGGCCCGGTCGCCGCCATAGGCCACTCCGCCCTCCAGCGGCGCTATCTCCTTTGCCCCCAGCGCTGCCAGCTCCTCGGCGAGGGCGCGCTCCAGGCCCCGGGGGCAAGGGGAGAACAAGCGGACATGGTGGAGGTCGAAGTTCATCAGGGGATCCGGGTTGCAAAAACGCAGCGCGACTGTACACTAACGGCGCTCAGCCCGTGAAACCCCATGCCCGTTGCCGACGTCGGAAGAGCGCGCTTCTGAGTTCGGGCCCCGTTCCCGCCCATCATGAACCTCGCCGAGTACCTCGACCAATATCGCAGCCGCAGCGACCAGGTGCTCTACACCCAGTGGGCCGGCGAGGGCTGGAAGGACTATACCGCGGCGGAGATGCTGGCGCTCGCCGCGCGTTGGCAGCAGGCGTTCCGAGCGCACGGCTTCCAGCAGGGCGAGCGCATCGCCCTGTGCCTGAAGAATGGCATCCACTGGGTGGCCGCGGACCTGGCGGCCCTGGGGATGGGGCTGGTGGTGGTGCCGCTTTACGTGAACGACAACGCCGAGAACATCGCCTGGTGTTCGAACCACGCCGAGGCAAGGCTCCTGGTGCTGGAGAACGACCGCATGGTGAACACTTTGCGTTCCGTGTCGGCGAGTCTCCCGCTGGTGGTCTGCCTGGAAGGGGGCGCCGAAAAAGGTGTGGAGAATCTCGACACCTGGTTGCCCGAGGCGACCCAGCCGTTCCAGGTCGTGGATCTGGCGCCCAACACGCTGGCCACCATCTGCTACACTTCCGGCACCACCGGCCGCCCCAAGGGGGCCATGTTGTCCCACGGGAACATCATGTCCAACGTGGAAGCGTGCCTCAAGGTGGTGTCGCTCTTCGACAGCGATGTCATGCTTTCCATCATCCCGCTCTCCCACATGTTCGAGCGGACTGCAGGTTATTACCTGCCGCTCAAGCGGGGCATCCGCGTCGCCTATTGCCGCAGCATCCAGCAGCTGGCGGAGGATCTCGCCACCATTCGCCCCACGCTCCTGCTGGCGGTGCCGCGCGTCTACGAGCGCTTCCTCGCCCGCATCGACCAGAGCCTGGCTGGGTCCAGGTTGAAGCGGGCCCTTTTCGATCGCACGGTGGAGCTGGGCTGGAAACGCTATCGGAAGCAGGTCGGCCCGCTGGAACGGCTGCAGTACGCCGTGCTGAAGCGGCTGGTGGCGGACAAGATCATGGCCCGCCTGGGTGGGCGCCTGCGGCTGTCCGTGGTGGGAGGGGCGGCCGTGGAGCTTCGCATCGCCAAAACCTTTGTCGGGCTTGGGCTCAACATGATCCAGGGCTATGGACTCACCGAAGCCTCTCCCGTGGTGACCGCCAATCGCGAGAACGACAACGACCCCACCTCGGCGGGGAAGCCCCTGGAGGGGGTGGAGGTTCGGGTGAACGAGAACCGGGAGCTCCTGGTGCGGGGCCCCAACGTGATGCTGGGCTACTGGCGCGATCCGGAGGCCACGGCCGCCGTCATCGATCAGGACGGCTGGCTCAACACCGGCGACCAGGTGGAGATCCGCGACGGCCGGGTGTACATCATCGGCCGCACCAAAGAAATCGTGGTGCTGTCGAACGGCGAGAAATTTCCACCCGAGCACGTGGAGGCCGCGATCCTGAACGATCCCGTCTTCGAACAGGTGGCGCTGGTTGGCGAGGGACGGCCGTTCATCGTCATGATCGCGGTGACCCAGGAAAGCGACGAAAAGAAGCTGATCAAGCGCGCCAATGAACAGCTCAGGGACTTTCCTCGCTACATCCGGGTGCGACGGGTCATCATCGAGCGGGAACCTTGGACCATCGAAAACGGCGTGCTCACGCCTACCATGAAGCTCAAGCGCCGCGAGATCCTGCGGCGTTACAGAGACCAGATCGAGCAGGCCTATTCCGCCCATCGTCTGGGGGAATGATCCGCAGCCACCGCGGTGGAGGGCGCGGCAGGCTATAATTTCCATCTCCTTTTCTCGGTGCCTCGACCCATGGATCAATTTCACGGCACGACCATCGTCTCGGTGCGCCGGGGCCACCAGGTGGCGCTGGGCGGCGACGGCCAGGTCACGCTGGGCAGCGTGGTGTTGAAGGCGGGTGCCCGCAAAGTGCGGCGGCTCTACAGCGATCGGATTCTTGCCGGCTTCGCCGGAGGAACCGCCGACGCCTTCACCCTGTTCGAGCGCTTTGAAGCCAAGCTGGAGAAGCATCAGGGGAACCTCACTCGCTCGGCGGTGGAGCTGGCGAAAGACTGGCGCACCGACCGCATTCTGCGGCGGCTGGAAGCGATGCTGGCAGTGGCGGATCGGGAGACTTCGCTCATCATCACCGGCAATGGCGACGTCCTGGAGCCGGAAATGGGCGTCATCGCCATCGGCAGCGGCGGACCCTATGCCCAGGCGGCCGCCCGGGCGTTGATCGAGAATACCGACCTGCCCGCGCCCGACATCGTGCGCAAGGCGCTCGCGATTGCGGCCGACATCTGTATCTATACCAACCAGCAGCATGTGATCGAGGTGCTCGAATAGCGGTCGGTTGTCAGCGTTCAGCCATCATGAACAACAGGCCGGGCGCCGCAAGCTGACCGCTGAACGCTGCAAGCCCAAGGGCCATCGCCATGTCCATGACCCCCCAGGAAATCGTCCACGAGCTCAACAAGCACATCATCGGCCAGGACGCGGCCAAGCGGGCCGTGGCCATCGCGCTTCGCAACCGTTGGCGCAGGCAGCACGTCCCGGAGCCGCTGCGGCAAGAGATCACGCCGAAGAACATTCTCATGATTGGTCCTACCGGCGTGGGGAAGACAGAAATTGCCCGCCGTCTGGCGCGGCTCGCCAATGCGCCGTTCATCAAGGTCGAAGTCACCAAGTTCACCGAGGTGGGCTACGTGGGCCGGGACGTGGACACCATCATCCGCGACCTGGTGGAGGTGGCGGTCAAGCAGACGCGGGAACAGGAGGCTCGCAAGGTCCTGCACCGCGCGGAAGACCTGGCTGAGGAACGTATCCTCAATGCGCTGCTGCCCCCGGCGCGCGGCTTCGGCGCCGAAGCCGCCTCGGATGCCGATAACGCCACCCGGCAGAAATTCCGCAAGAAGCTGCGCGAAGGGGAACTCGACGATCGCGAAATCGAGATCGAGGTGGCGGCGGTGCAGCCGCACATGGAAATCTTCGCGCCGCCTGGCATGGAGGAGCTGACTTCCCAGCTCCAGGGCTTGTTCCAGAGCCTGGGTGCCGCCCGTAAGCGTGTGCGCAAGCTCAAGATCAAGGAGGCGATGAGACTCCTCACCGACGAGGAGGCGGCCAAGCTCGTCAACGAGGACGAGATCAAGGCGAAGGCGGTGGCCAATGTGGAGCAGAATGGCATCGTCTTTCTCGACGAGATCGACAAGATCACGAGCCGGGCCGAGACGGTGGGTGCCGACGTCTCCCGCCAAGGCGTGCAACGGGACCTGCTGCCCCTGGTGGAAGGAACCACCGTGTCCACCAAGTACGGGATGGTCCGCACCGACCATATCCTGTTCATCGCCAGCGGTGCTTTTCATCTGTCCAAGCCCTCGGACCTGATTCCGGAGCTGCAGGGACGCTTTCCCATCCGGGTGGAGCTCAATTCCCTATCGGTGGATGATTTCGAGCAAATCCTCACCAACACCGACGCCTGCCTCACCCGGCAGTACCAGGCCCTGCTGGAGACAGAGGGCGTCACTCTCGACTTCCGACCGGACGGCATCCGGCGCCTGGCGGAGATTGCCTACCAGGTCAATGAGCGCACCGAGAACATCGGCGCGCGGCGCCTCTACACGGTGATGGAAAAGCTGCTGGAGGAAGTGTCGTTCGAGGCGGGGCGCCGTTCAGGTCAGAGCGTCGTCATCGACGCGGCTTATGTGGACGCCCGCCTCAAGGATCTGGCCCAGAGCGAGGATCTGTCCCGCTACATCCTGTAGCGCTGGTTACCGCACGACGAGCAGCGGCCGCAGGC is part of the Pelomicrobium methylotrophicum genome and encodes:
- a CDS encoding AMP-dependent synthetase/ligase; translation: MNLAEYLDQYRSRSDQVLYTQWAGEGWKDYTAAEMLALAARWQQAFRAHGFQQGERIALCLKNGIHWVAADLAALGMGLVVVPLYVNDNAENIAWCSNHAEARLLVLENDRMVNTLRSVSASLPLVVCLEGGAEKGVENLDTWLPEATQPFQVVDLAPNTLATICYTSGTTGRPKGAMLSHGNIMSNVEACLKVVSLFDSDVMLSIIPLSHMFERTAGYYLPLKRGIRVAYCRSIQQLAEDLATIRPTLLLAVPRVYERFLARIDQSLAGSRLKRALFDRTVELGWKRYRKQVGPLERLQYAVLKRLVADKIMARLGGRLRLSVVGGAAVELRIAKTFVGLGLNMIQGYGLTEASPVVTANRENDNDPTSAGKPLEGVEVRVNENRELLVRGPNVMLGYWRDPEATAAVIDQDGWLNTGDQVEIRDGRVYIIGRTKEIVVLSNGEKFPPEHVEAAILNDPVFEQVALVGEGRPFIVMIAVTQESDEKKLIKRANEQLRDFPRYIRVRRVIIEREPWTIENGVLTPTMKLKRREILRRYRDQIEQAYSAHRLGE
- the hslV gene encoding ATP-dependent protease subunit HslV; the protein is MDQFHGTTIVSVRRGHQVALGGDGQVTLGSVVLKAGARKVRRLYSDRILAGFAGGTADAFTLFERFEAKLEKHQGNLTRSAVELAKDWRTDRILRRLEAMLAVADRETSLIITGNGDVLEPEMGVIAIGSGGPYAQAAARALIENTDLPAPDIVRKALAIAADICIYTNQQHVIEVLE
- the hslU gene encoding ATP-dependent protease ATPase subunit HslU, with the protein product MSMTPQEIVHELNKHIIGQDAAKRAVAIALRNRWRRQHVPEPLRQEITPKNILMIGPTGVGKTEIARRLARLANAPFIKVEVTKFTEVGYVGRDVDTIIRDLVEVAVKQTREQEARKVLHRAEDLAEERILNALLPPARGFGAEAASDADNATRQKFRKKLREGELDDREIEIEVAAVQPHMEIFAPPGMEELTSQLQGLFQSLGAARKRVRKLKIKEAMRLLTDEEAAKLVNEDEIKAKAVANVEQNGIVFLDEIDKITSRAETVGADVSRQGVQRDLLPLVEGTTVSTKYGMVRTDHILFIASGAFHLSKPSDLIPELQGRFPIRVELNSLSVDDFEQILTNTDACLTRQYQALLETEGVTLDFRPDGIRRLAEIAYQVNERTENIGARRLYTVMEKLLEEVSFEAGRRSGQSVVIDAAYVDARLKDLAQSEDLSRYIL